In a genomic window of Bacteroidota bacterium:
- the rpiB gene encoding ribose 5-phosphate isomerase B: protein MTMGKKLISEQAVLEAAKRGEKSIQLPPGAIVTDAARDRARQLRIRLETRNPESSQPAPALPLAPKGETGEVIAIGSDHGGHALKELLKTFLSGLGCKVVDLGTYSEEACDYPDFAYAVARMVALGQASRGIMIDAVGIASAIVANKVRGIRAACCSDEFSARSSREHNNANVLTLGGRAIGPEAAKSITKVWLETSFGGGRHQKRLDKISDIEKRP from the coding sequence ATGACCATGGGAAAGAAGCTGATATCGGAGCAGGCGGTGCTGGAGGCCGCGAAGCGGGGCGAGAAGTCGATCCAGCTACCCCCCGGCGCGATCGTCACCGACGCGGCGCGGGACCGGGCGCGACAGCTCAGGATCCGACTCGAGACCAGGAACCCGGAATCTTCCCAGCCCGCCCCGGCCCTTCCGCTCGCGCCAAAGGGGGAAACCGGGGAAGTGATCGCCATCGGAAGCGACCACGGAGGCCACGCGCTCAAAGAGCTTTTGAAGACGTTCCTTTCCGGGTTGGGATGCAAGGTGGTCGATCTGGGGACCTACTCGGAAGAGGCATGCGATTATCCGGATTTTGCGTACGCCGTCGCGCGGATGGTGGCCCTGGGTCAGGCCTCGCGGGGAATCATGATCGATGCGGTGGGAATAGCGTCTGCGATCGTCGCCAACAAGGTCCGCGGGATACGTGCCGCCTGCTGTTCCGACGAATTCTCCGCACGAAGCAGCAGGGAACATAACAATGCGAATGTTTTGACTCTCGGCGGCCGGGCGATCGGCCCGGAGGCCGCCAAATCGATTACGAAGGTCTGGCTCGAAACGTCATTCGGCGGAGGGAGGCACCAGAAACGCCTCGACAAGATCTCGGATATCGAAAAGCGCCCCTGA
- a CDS encoding long-chain fatty acid--CoA ligase: MIKPEGFGPAVEFSTIVQMFERIFEKFEADPRPAIMYKSEGAYRNLTYAELRIMVERFASGLAALGVRKEDRFALLSENRPEWIVADMAMMRLGAVNVSIYPTLTPRQVEYILADSGAKYLLVSNQSHLRKVLGVIADLPGLKKIILVSGDEGADDPRVIRFSAVMNMAGAPRAAPEPVREDDLLTLIYTSGTTGNPKGVMLTHRNLTSNIIGSAECIPFTHQDRVLSFLPLSHSYERMAGYYTAMACGVTIAFAESPETLRQNLTEVRPTVVMMVPRIFERVYTRLRRGLAGQSALRRRLFEWALGVGGRFARAGKPGRGYHLLRLQRAIAERLVFRKIRELFGGRIRFLVSGGAALAPEIGEFFEAAGIAIIEGYGMTESSPVISFNRLDRYEFGTVGMPIPGVEVGIAPDGEILARGANVMRGYWNDPQSTAQAIDPEGWLHTGDIGSFNERGFLVITDRKKHLFVTSGGKNIAPQPIENLFLQSELIDQIVLIGDGRMFLTALIVPNFDRIKEHARTRNLPDGDPRALANRPEIRALFENEVAVLQKHLANYERVRNFTILDRPLTAENGELTPTLKVRRKVVERLFKDEIERMYARFG, encoded by the coding sequence ATGATCAAGCCTGAGGGCTTCGGTCCGGCCGTCGAGTTCAGCACGATCGTGCAGATGTTTGAGCGGATCTTCGAAAAATTCGAGGCGGATCCCCGCCCTGCGATCATGTACAAATCGGAGGGAGCGTACCGGAACCTCACCTACGCGGAATTGAGAATAATGGTGGAGCGGTTCGCTTCCGGTCTCGCCGCGCTCGGCGTGAGGAAGGAGGACCGGTTCGCCTTACTCTCCGAGAATCGGCCGGAGTGGATCGTCGCGGACATGGCGATGATGAGGCTCGGCGCCGTAAATGTTTCCATCTACCCCACGCTCACCCCCAGGCAGGTCGAGTACATTCTCGCCGACTCCGGAGCGAAGTATCTTCTCGTCTCCAACCAGTCGCATCTGCGGAAGGTGCTCGGAGTGATAGCGGATCTTCCCGGCCTGAAAAAGATCATACTCGTTTCCGGCGACGAGGGCGCGGACGACCCGCGGGTTATCCGGTTCTCCGCCGTGATGAACATGGCAGGCGCTCCCCGGGCCGCTCCGGAACCGGTCCGGGAGGACGATCTTCTCACGCTGATCTATACCTCGGGGACGACGGGAAATCCGAAAGGCGTCATGCTCACGCACCGCAACCTGACGAGCAATATTATCGGTTCCGCGGAGTGCATCCCGTTCACGCACCAGGACCGCGTCCTCTCGTTCCTTCCTCTCTCGCATTCGTACGAGAGAATGGCGGGTTACTATACGGCGATGGCCTGCGGGGTGACGATCGCTTTCGCGGAGAGCCCGGAGACCCTCCGGCAAAACCTCACCGAGGTGCGGCCCACCGTCGTCATGATGGTGCCCCGGATATTCGAGCGTGTCTACACCCGCCTCCGGAGGGGGTTGGCCGGGCAGTCGGCGCTCCGCCGCCGGCTTTTCGAGTGGGCGTTGGGGGTCGGAGGACGCTTCGCCCGCGCGGGAAAACCCGGAAGGGGGTACCACCTTCTCCGTCTTCAACGTGCCATCGCGGAGCGGCTCGTGTTCAGGAAGATCCGGGAGCTCTTCGGAGGGAGGATCCGGTTTCTCGTTTCGGGCGGCGCGGCTCTCGCCCCGGAAATCGGGGAGTTTTTCGAGGCCGCCGGTATCGCGATCATCGAGGGATACGGAATGACCGAATCTTCGCCTGTGATCAGCTTCAACCGGCTCGACAGGTACGAGTTCGGGACGGTCGGGATGCCGATCCCGGGCGTCGAAGTCGGCATCGCCCCCGATGGGGAGATTCTTGCCCGCGGTGCGAACGTGATGAGAGGGTACTGGAACGATCCCCAGTCGACGGCGCAGGCGATCGATCCGGAGGGCTGGCTGCACACGGGCGATATCGGGAGTTTCAACGAGAGAGGTTTCCTGGTCATCACCGACCGGAAGAAACATCTCTTCGTCACCTCCGGGGGCAAAAACATCGCCCCGCAACCGATCGAGAACCTCTTCCTGCAGAGCGAGCTGATCGATCAAATCGTCCTGATCGGCGACGGGCGAATGTTTTTGACCGCACTGATCGTCCCCAATTTCGATCGCATCAAAGAGCATGCTCGTACCCGGAATCTCCCGGACGGGGATCCGCGCGCGCTTGCCAACCGGCCCGAAATCCGGGCTCTCTTCGAAAACGAGGTCGCCGTTCTGCAAAAACATCTTGCGAACTACGAACGCGTTCGCAACTTTACGATACTTGACCGTCCGCTAACCGCCGAAAACGGCGAACTCACCCCGACGTTAAAAGTGCGGAGGAAAGTCGTGGAACGCCTGTTCAAGGACGAGATCGAGAGGATGTATGCCCGGTTCGGCTAA
- a CDS encoding mannose-1-phosphate guanylyltransferase, with translation MPNVYAVIMAGGVGSRFWPRSREKSPKQLLEIVHRGTMIQNTVKRIGSFIDEKHTIVVTNKIQRPLVAKQLAHIPPENIILEPLGRNTAPCIALAGLFIQRLDPEAVMVVLPADHVMQNEDEFRRILNLAIWVAYESGRLITVGIQPTRPETGYGYIQVVDEDDGKNPYFSRGVFRVKTFAEKPNSETARQFVQSGDFLWNSGMFVWRVDAILSEIGKLLPEMAAEFKKVGDAVGGDKYDHVLETAYRTIRPISIDYGVMEKAREVYVIKGNFGWSDVGSWDEVYRISGKDDHGNSVTGRVSLQDTRNTLIHAGDKFVATIGVDDLIVIAADNAVLVCKRGESQNVKEIVDFLRRKQLNEFL, from the coding sequence ATGCCAAATGTCTATGCGGTGATCATGGCGGGAGGGGTGGGGTCGAGGTTCTGGCCCCGGAGCAGGGAGAAATCCCCCAAACAGCTTCTCGAAATCGTCCATCGCGGGACGATGATCCAGAACACCGTAAAGCGGATCGGCAGCTTCATCGATGAGAAACATACCATCGTGGTCACCAACAAAATTCAGCGGCCCCTCGTCGCGAAACAGCTCGCGCACATCCCCCCCGAAAACATCATCCTCGAACCGCTCGGGCGGAACACCGCGCCGTGCATCGCGCTCGCCGGCCTCTTTATCCAGAGGCTCGATCCCGAGGCGGTCATGGTGGTCCTTCCGGCCGATCACGTCATGCAAAACGAGGATGAATTCCGGCGCATCCTCAACCTTGCCATCTGGGTCGCCTACGAATCCGGAAGGCTGATCACCGTCGGCATCCAGCCGACGCGTCCGGAGACAGGGTACGGATACATCCAGGTCGTCGATGAGGACGACGGGAAAAACCCCTATTTTTCCAGGGGGGTGTTCAGGGTGAAAACGTTCGCCGAGAAGCCGAACAGCGAAACCGCCCGGCAATTTGTCCAGAGCGGAGATTTTCTCTGGAACAGCGGGATGTTCGTCTGGAGGGTCGATGCGATCCTGTCCGAGATCGGGAAGCTCCTTCCGGAGATGGCCGCGGAATTCAAGAAAGTGGGGGATGCGGTCGGGGGCGACAAGTACGACCATGTGCTTGAAACCGCCTACAGGACGATTCGGCCCATTTCGATCGACTACGGCGTGATGGAAAAAGCCCGGGAAGTCTATGTGATCAAGGGGAATTTCGGTTGGAGCGACGTCGGCTCCTGGGACGAGGTGTACCGTATCTCCGGGAAGGATGACCACGGCAACAGCGTCACGGGCCGGGTCTCCCTTCAGGACACAAGGAATACGCTCATCCACGCGGGGGACAAGTTTGTCGCCACCATCGGGGTGGACGACCTGATCGTTATCGCCGCCGACAACGCCGTCCTGGTCTGCAAGCGCGGGGAATCGCAAAACGTCAAGGAGATCGTCGATTTTCTCAGGCGAAAACAATTGAACGAGTTCCTATGA
- the atpC gene encoding ATP synthase F1 subunit epsilon, translating into MKTFKLEIVTPAKLLFSGDVVSFTAPGTAGGFQVLYNHAPLLAEIGIGEVKLTDTEGNVRRFATSGGFVDVKKNHVVMLAETAERSDEIDRERALAAKERAIRLLAEKGGDLDEASARSALARAINRLRVVQRAEHQPA; encoded by the coding sequence GTGAAGACGTTCAAATTGGAGATTGTCACGCCGGCGAAGCTGCTCTTCAGCGGCGACGTGGTAAGCTTTACCGCCCCCGGAACCGCCGGCGGATTTCAGGTTCTCTATAATCACGCCCCTCTCCTCGCCGAGATCGGGATCGGGGAGGTGAAACTCACCGATACCGAGGGAAACGTAAGACGCTTTGCGACGAGCGGGGGGTTCGTCGACGTCAAGAAGAACCATGTCGTGATGCTCGCCGAAACGGCCGAGCGGTCGGACGAAATCGACCGGGAGCGCGCTCTGGCGGCGAAGGAGCGGGCCATCCGCCTTCTCGCCGAAAAGGGCGGCGACCTTGACGAGGCCAGCGCCCGGAGCGCTCTTGCACGCGCGATCAACCGGTTGCGGGTCGTTCAAAGGGCCGAACATCAACCCGCCTGA
- a CDS encoding pseudouridine synthase — translation MNAKKGAVRAVSLARALSKLGYTSRSRAAELIRSGRVSLNGRIVRNPSARCSPGEDRFLVDGSILPRKRIVTVLMNKPEGVVTTRSDERSRPTVYDVLGDEGRWLFPVGRLDKDTSGMLLLTNDNRLGERLTNPRSKIPKTYRVSLDRPPSDTDLEMFEKGMSINGEKLLPAAVSRESGTILELTILEGKNRQIRRMCEQLGYAIVSLMRVKMGGLGLGALKKGEWRYLTAREVELLSRPAQE, via the coding sequence ATGAATGCGAAAAAGGGGGCGGTCAGGGCCGTGAGCCTGGCCCGCGCGCTCTCAAAACTCGGTTACACCTCCCGTTCCCGCGCCGCCGAATTGATCCGAAGCGGGCGGGTCAGTCTCAACGGGCGCATCGTGCGGAACCCCTCCGCGCGCTGTTCTCCCGGAGAGGATCGGTTTCTGGTCGACGGCTCGATCCTCCCCAGGAAGCGGATCGTCACCGTTCTCATGAATAAGCCGGAAGGCGTGGTGACGACGAGGAGCGATGAACGGAGCCGCCCCACCGTGTATGATGTGCTCGGCGACGAGGGGAGATGGCTCTTTCCGGTCGGCCGGCTCGACAAGGACACCTCGGGGATGCTCCTGCTGACGAACGACAACAGGCTCGGCGAGAGGCTGACAAACCCCCGGTCGAAAATCCCGAAAACCTACAGGGTCAGCCTCGACCGGCCTCCCTCGGACACCGATCTCGAAATGTTTGAAAAGGGGATGAGCATCAACGGGGAAAAACTTCTTCCCGCCGCGGTTTCGCGCGAGAGCGGGACAATACTGGAGTTGACGATACTCGAGGGGAAGAACCGACAGATCCGGCGGATGTGCGAACAACTCGGGTATGCAATCGTCTCGCTCATGCGGGTGAAGATGGGAGGGCTCGGCCTCGGCGCTTTGAAAAAAGGGGAGTGGCGGTATCTCACCGCACGGGAGGTCGAACTCCTCTCCCGGCCCGCTCAGGAATGA
- a CDS encoding septal ring lytic transglycosylase RlpA family protein, whose product MTAAVARTGLISLLLLGLSGCVPSPRFTSAHSHQEGSGGEFSFSEEGMASYYAEEFNGRKTSNGEVYDMNRFTAAHRTLPFNTRVRVTNTHSGKAVIVRINDRGPFKDDRIIDLSLAAAKEIELIGSGTAPVRLEVLELGDSASMKRQ is encoded by the coding sequence ATGACCGCCGCCGTTGCGCGCACCGGATTGATCTCGCTCCTTCTCCTCGGCCTGTCGGGGTGCGTCCCATCCCCCCGGTTCACCTCTGCGCATTCCCACCAGGAGGGATCCGGCGGGGAATTCTCTTTCTCTGAAGAAGGGATGGCTTCCTACTATGCGGAGGAATTCAACGGCCGCAAAACCTCGAACGGGGAAGTGTACGATATGAACCGGTTCACCGCGGCGCACAGAACGCTTCCGTTCAACACGAGGGTGAGGGTGACCAACACCCACTCCGGGAAGGCGGTCATTGTCCGGATCAACGACCGGGGTCCCTTCAAGGACGACCGCATCATCGACCTTTCGCTTGCGGCCGCGAAGGAGATAGAACTCATCGGTTCGGGGACCGCACCGGTCAGGCTCGAGGTGCTGGAGCTCGGGGATTCGGCATCCATGAAGCGGCAATGA
- a CDS encoding vitamin B12-dependent ribonucleotide reductase, which translates to MPNPEAAVHGKKKSVSPAAGASPRPGHGLSFRRHYTKPGIHPFDMIEWEYRTSVIQNEKGEIIFEQKDVEAPKSWSMTATNVVVSKYFHGKLGSPERETSVRQLVDRVSRTMVEWGKKGGYFATEEDAETFYSELSFLLVNQYLSFNSPVWFNVGIEERPQCSACFINSVDDTMESILELAKTEGRLFKWGSGTGSNLSALRSSREGLSSGGTASGPVSFMKGYDAFAGVIKSGGKTRRAAKMVILNVDHPDILDFIRCKSEEEKKAWALIDAGYNGGFNVPGGAYDSVFYQNANHSIRVTDDFMQATLDDKAWTTKSVLHRETMDTYRAKDLLNEMSEAAWISGDPGMQFHTTINNWHTCPNSAPINASNPCSEYMFLDDTACNLASLNLMKFRSDDGEFDIESFCHAVAITISAQEIEVDNASYPTPKIAANSAEYRPLGLGYANLGALLMARGLPYDSEEGRAYASAVTALMCGQAYRQSALIAREVGPFRGFERNREPMLRVVKMHGLAADRIENNYVPGDLLTASRKVWDDAYATGREYGFRNSQATVLAPTGTIGFMMDCDTTGVEPDIALVKYKKLVGGGLLKIVNQTVPLALKKLGYIDEQIEHIIAYIDKNDMIEGAPHLKEEHLPVFDCAFKPARGQRSIHHMGHVKMMAATQPFISGAISKTVNMPNEVRAEDIARTYLEAWRLGLKAIAIYRDGCKRTQPLNTSLDQLVNSTKQKAVRRRLPDERNAVTHKFSIAGHEGYITVGLYEDGIPGELFITMSKEGSTISGLMDAFATSVSMALQYGVPLRVLVEKFSHMRFEPSGFTGNQEIPIAKSICDYIFRWLGKKFLPADEQPAILDVLNGNGGRAAVEPVATPKIYLTSSGETATSRAEREVYRAQADAPPCHACGSIMVRSGTCYKCTNCGETSGCS; encoded by the coding sequence ATGCCCAACCCAGAAGCGGCAGTTCACGGAAAGAAGAAATCCGTTTCACCGGCTGCCGGCGCAAGCCCAAGGCCCGGCCACGGTTTATCCTTCCGCCGGCATTACACCAAACCCGGCATACATCCGTTCGACATGATCGAATGGGAATACCGGACCTCCGTCATCCAGAATGAAAAGGGAGAAATAATTTTCGAGCAGAAGGATGTCGAAGCTCCGAAGTCCTGGTCGATGACGGCGACGAATGTCGTCGTCTCGAAATATTTTCACGGCAAGCTCGGGAGCCCCGAGCGCGAAACCAGCGTACGGCAATTAGTGGACCGCGTTTCTCGCACCATGGTCGAGTGGGGAAAGAAAGGCGGTTACTTTGCGACAGAGGAGGATGCCGAGACATTTTACTCCGAGCTGAGTTTTCTGCTCGTCAACCAGTACCTGTCCTTCAACAGTCCGGTCTGGTTCAATGTCGGGATCGAAGAACGGCCGCAATGTTCGGCCTGCTTCATCAATTCCGTGGACGACACGATGGAGTCCATCCTGGAACTTGCGAAGACCGAGGGCCGGCTCTTCAAGTGGGGCTCGGGAACCGGATCGAACCTCTCCGCTCTCCGCTCGTCGCGTGAAGGCCTCTCCAGCGGCGGCACCGCCTCCGGCCCTGTCTCCTTCATGAAGGGCTATGACGCGTTCGCGGGTGTCATCAAGTCGGGCGGGAAGACCCGGCGCGCCGCCAAGATGGTGATCCTCAACGTGGACCATCCCGACATCCTCGATTTTATCCGGTGCAAATCGGAGGAGGAAAAGAAGGCGTGGGCGCTGATCGATGCCGGCTATAACGGCGGATTCAATGTTCCGGGCGGAGCGTACGATTCGGTTTTTTACCAGAATGCGAATCACTCCATCCGGGTCACGGACGACTTCATGCAGGCCACGCTCGACGACAAGGCGTGGACGACCAAATCGGTGCTCCACCGGGAGACGATGGATACGTACCGGGCGAAGGACCTGTTGAACGAGATGTCCGAAGCGGCCTGGATCTCCGGGGATCCGGGGATGCAATTCCACACGACGATCAACAACTGGCATACCTGCCCCAACAGCGCCCCCATCAACGCTTCCAACCCGTGCAGCGAATATATGTTTCTCGACGACACGGCCTGCAATCTCGCCTCCCTGAATTTGATGAAGTTCAGGTCGGATGACGGTGAGTTCGACATCGAATCCTTTTGTCACGCGGTCGCGATCACGATCAGCGCCCAGGAGATCGAGGTCGATAACGCGAGTTACCCTACTCCGAAGATCGCCGCGAACAGCGCCGAGTACAGGCCGCTGGGGCTCGGGTATGCGAATCTCGGCGCGTTGCTCATGGCGCGGGGACTCCCCTACGATAGCGAGGAGGGGCGCGCCTACGCCTCGGCCGTCACCGCATTGATGTGCGGACAGGCCTACAGACAATCGGCCCTCATCGCCCGGGAGGTGGGGCCCTTCAGGGGGTTCGAGAGGAACCGGGAACCGATGCTGAGGGTGGTCAAGATGCACGGACTGGCCGCCGATAGAATCGAAAACAACTACGTGCCCGGAGATCTCCTCACGGCTTCGAGAAAAGTGTGGGACGACGCGTATGCGACCGGGCGGGAGTACGGGTTCAGGAACTCGCAGGCAACGGTTCTCGCACCGACGGGGACGATCGGATTCATGATGGATTGCGACACGACCGGCGTCGAACCCGACATCGCCCTGGTGAAATACAAGAAGCTCGTGGGGGGAGGGTTGCTCAAGATCGTCAACCAGACCGTCCCTCTCGCTCTCAAGAAGCTCGGATATATCGACGAGCAGATCGAACATATCATCGCGTACATCGACAAGAATGACATGATCGAAGGCGCTCCGCACCTCAAGGAAGAGCACCTGCCGGTGTTCGATTGCGCGTTCAAACCGGCCCGCGGACAACGCTCGATACACCACATGGGGCACGTGAAAATGATGGCGGCGACCCAGCCGTTCATCTCCGGCGCGATCTCGAAGACGGTGAACATGCCGAACGAAGTCCGGGCGGAAGACATCGCCCGCACCTACCTGGAAGCGTGGCGGCTGGGGCTCAAGGCGATCGCGATTTACCGCGACGGATGCAAGAGGACACAGCCCCTCAACACCAGCCTCGACCAGCTCGTCAACTCCACGAAGCAGAAGGCGGTCCGGAGAAGATTGCCCGATGAGCGCAACGCGGTCACCCACAAGTTTTCGATCGCCGGACACGAGGGATACATCACGGTGGGGCTCTACGAGGATGGGATACCGGGCGAGCTCTTCATCACGATGTCGAAGGAGGGATCGACCATTTCGGGCCTGATGGACGCGTTCGCGACCTCCGTTTCGATGGCGCTCCAGTACGGCGTGCCGCTGAGGGTGCTCGTCGAAAAGTTCTCGCACATGCGGTTCGAACCGAGCGGGTTCACGGGAAACCAGGAGATTCCGATCGCGAAATCGATCTGCGACTACATTTTCCGCTGGCTCGGCAAGAAGTTTCTGCCGGCCGACGAACAGCCGGCGATCCTCGACGTCCTGAACGGCAACGGGGGCCGGGCCGCCGTCGAGCCGGTGGCCACTCCGAAGATCTATCTGACGAGCTCCGGGGAAACCGCAACGTCAAGGGCCGAACGGGAAGTCTACCGCGCCCAGGCGGATGCCCCTCCCTGCCACGCCTGCGGCAGCATCATGGTCCGGAGCGGAACTTGCTACAAGTGCACGAATTGCGGAGAAACCTCCGGTTGCTCGTAG
- the alr gene encoding alanine racemase, with product MRLTRAEIDLKCLRDNFDGVRRQVGPDVRVMGVVKANGYGHGMVEVAQALTDFGTDYLGVGFLEEGIELRRNGITTPTLVLGGVLGNQVHQFIQHDLEITVSSLELARHIASQCKSAGKRAKVHLKIDTGMERIGVRSEHAPRFVEDVARLPELEVAGIYSHLATSGDRDKSFAMVQLDRFEGVLRAIGERGIQIPLRHIANSGAIIDLPRSYYDLVRPGIMLYGMYPTQETTRSIPLAPVLSLKSTIVFLKDVPPNTSISYGRTYFTSSATRIATVPLGYGDGYSRRLSNQAEVLIRGRRYPVVGIVCMDQLMVDVGAGSDAHVGDEVVLLGREGGEEITAWDLAEKVGTIPYEVFTGITARVPRSYVH from the coding sequence ATGCGACTGACACGGGCCGAGATCGACCTGAAGTGCCTCAGGGACAATTTCGACGGGGTCCGGAGGCAAGTGGGGCCGGACGTCCGGGTGATGGGGGTCGTCAAGGCGAACGGGTACGGCCACGGAATGGTCGAAGTGGCTCAGGCGTTGACCGATTTCGGCACGGACTATCTCGGGGTCGGATTTCTTGAAGAAGGAATCGAGCTGCGCCGGAACGGAATCACGACACCCACGCTCGTGCTCGGCGGCGTGCTTGGAAATCAAGTCCATCAATTTATTCAGCATGATCTTGAAATCACGGTCTCGTCGCTGGAGCTGGCCCGCCACATCGCCTCGCAGTGCAAATCGGCGGGAAAAAGGGCGAAGGTTCACCTGAAAATCGACACAGGCATGGAGCGGATCGGCGTCCGGAGCGAGCATGCCCCCCGCTTCGTCGAGGATGTCGCCCGTCTGCCCGAGCTCGAGGTCGCCGGAATCTACAGTCATCTCGCAACCTCGGGAGACCGCGACAAATCGTTCGCCATGGTTCAGCTCGACCGTTTTGAGGGGGTCCTGCGCGCCATCGGCGAGCGGGGGATCCAAATCCCGCTCAGGCATATCGCGAACAGCGGCGCAATCATCGATCTCCCCCGGTCGTACTATGACCTCGTCCGGCCCGGGATCATGCTCTACGGCATGTATCCGACACAGGAGACGACCCGGAGCATTCCGCTCGCGCCGGTCCTTAGTTTGAAATCGACCATCGTGTTTCTGAAGGATGTCCCTCCGAATACCAGCATCAGCTACGGCCGCACGTATTTTACTTCCTCCGCAACCCGGATCGCAACCGTTCCTCTCGGCTACGGCGACGGCTACAGCCGGCGGCTGAGCAACCAGGCGGAGGTCCTGATACGGGGGCGGAGATATCCGGTGGTCGGGATCGTCTGCATGGACCAGCTGATGGTGGATGTGGGGGCGGGAAGCGACGCGCACGTCGGGGATGAGGTCGTGCTGCTCGGGCGGGAAGGCGGGGAGGAGATCACCGCCTGGGATCTCGCCGAGAAAGTGGGGACGATTCCCTACGAGGTCTTCACCGGAATCACGGCGCGTGTCCCCAGGTCGTATGTTCACTAA